A genomic segment from Acidobacteriota bacterium encodes:
- a CDS encoding phosphoglucomutase/phosphomannomutase family protein, translating to MIKFGTSGWRAIIADEFTFVTVRRVTQAIANYLQANATSKQIIVGCDTRFMAEVFAEECANLLAANGFETYLCDRPTPTPAISYAIRASGAAGAINFTASHNPPQYCGMKFSTPDGAPALPEVTKQIEQEISKLEGTEIAKPAKGNVKSLSLVDDYLKEIAAKVDLQAIAAAGLRIAYDPLWGTGRGYLNKALADVGCDVKMLHDWRDVYFGNRSPEPDAENIEELKHEVITGGYNIGLSTDGDADRFGILDRDGAFILPNLVIALLADYLAESRGWTNGVARSVATTNMVDRVCARRGIPVIETPVGFKFIGQLINDDKIYLGGEESAGLSIRGHIPEKDGILACLLVAEMVAKRGTTIQAMLEKIYTEVGKLVSKRIGVKLTPQLQQALPEKLASAPEDFGGRRVKEINRVDGVKFIFDDDSWMLMRPSGTEPLVRIYAEAESEQDLEVLIGTGSQYILS from the coding sequence ATGATTAAGTTTGGGACTTCGGGTTGGCGTGCAATCATCGCCGACGAATTCACCTTCGTCACTGTAAGACGGGTCACACAAGCGATTGCCAATTACTTGCAAGCCAACGCCACAAGCAAGCAAATTATTGTTGGCTGCGACACGCGGTTTATGGCAGAGGTGTTTGCCGAAGAGTGCGCCAACCTGCTTGCGGCAAACGGATTTGAAACTTATCTGTGCGATAGACCGACGCCGACTCCGGCAATCTCATATGCGATTCGCGCAAGCGGCGCGGCAGGTGCCATCAATTTCACGGCGAGCCACAACCCGCCGCAATATTGCGGCATGAAATTTTCGACTCCCGATGGCGCACCGGCGCTGCCGGAAGTTACCAAACAAATCGAACAAGAAATTAGTAAGCTCGAAGGCACAGAGATAGCGAAACCTGCAAAGGGCAACGTTAAGTCGCTTTCATTGGTTGATGATTATTTGAAAGAGATTGCCGCCAAAGTCGATTTGCAGGCGATTGCTGCGGCGGGCTTGCGCATCGCTTATGACCCGCTTTGGGGCACAGGTCGCGGCTATTTGAACAAAGCTCTTGCTGATGTTGGTTGCGATGTGAAGATGTTGCATGATTGGCGCGATGTCTATTTTGGCAATCGCAGCCCCGAACCCGACGCAGAAAATATCGAAGAGCTAAAGCATGAGGTAATCACCGGCGGCTACAACATCGGGTTATCGACGGATGGCGACGCCGACCGTTTCGGCATTTTAGACCGTGATGGCGCCTTCATCTTACCGAATCTGGTGATTGCATTACTGGCGGATTACTTAGCCGAATCGCGTGGTTGGACAAATGGTGTGGCGCGTTCGGTGGCGACCACCAATATGGTTGACCGGGTGTGTGCCAGGCGCGGCATTCCGGTTATTGAAACGCCGGTCGGATTTAAATTCATCGGGCAACTGATTAACGACGATAAAATTTATCTCGGCGGTGAAGAGAGCGCCGGGCTTTCGATTCGCGGGCATATCCCCGAAAAAGACGGCATTCTCGCGTGTTTATTGGTAGCCGAAATGGTCGCCAAACGCGGTACGACGATTCAAGCGATGCTTGAAAAAATTTATACGGAAGTTGGCAAGTTGGTGAGCAAACGCATCGGTGTAAAACTGACGCCGCAGTTGCAACAGGCTTTGCCGGAAAAACTCGCCAGTGCGCCCGAAGATTTCGGCGGGCGGCGAGTCAAAGAAATCAATCGTGTGGATGGTGTGAAATTTATTTTTGATGATGATTCGTGGATGCTGATGCGCCCATCGGGAACCGAACCGCTGGTGAGAATTTACGCAGAAGCAGAAAGCGAACAGGATTTGGAGGTGCTCATTGGGACAGGCAGTCAATACATTCTTAGCTAG
- a CDS encoding alpha/beta fold hydrolase yields MKIAINNINLDYRDEGEGTPIIFIHAFALNQTMWDAQVAALKNQYRVITVDLRGFGASDVVQGTSHMEQMAADIHELMRQLAIEKAVLVGLSMGGYVLFAFYREFKEAVQALVFADTRATADTDEARASRLRSAEKAEREGSAAIADETTPKLLGDTTLASNPELVKRVHAMQAANSPDGIAAAQRGMAARCDSTDLLSQIDCPTLVIVGTEDKLTPPAEAELIQRGIPHSTLRVIERSGHLANLETPEEFNRELLDFIESL; encoded by the coding sequence ATGAAAATTGCCATCAACAATATCAATCTTGATTATCGTGATGAAGGCGAGGGAACGCCGATAATTTTTATCCACGCCTTTGCGCTCAATCAAACCATGTGGGACGCGCAGGTTGCTGCGCTCAAAAATCAATATCGCGTCATCACTGTGGATTTGCGCGGCTTTGGCGCGTCTGATGTCGTGCAGGGCACATCGCACATGGAACAGATGGCGGCAGATATTCACGAATTGATGCGACAACTGGCAATCGAAAAAGCTGTGCTCGTCGGGCTTTCGATGGGCGGCTATGTGCTGTTTGCGTTTTATAGAGAATTCAAAGAGGCGGTGCAGGCTCTGGTCTTTGCCGACACCCGCGCCACCGCAGACACCGATGAAGCGCGCGCCAGTCGGTTGCGCTCGGCAGAAAAAGCCGAACGCGAAGGCTCGGCAGCAATCGCTGATGAAACGACGCCGAAACTGCTTGGTGACACCACACTTGCGAGTAACCCCGAACTTGTAAAGCGCGTGCATGCGATGCAGGCGGCGAATTCACCCGATGGCATCGCCGCAGCGCAACGCGGCATGGCGGCGCGCTGCGATTCCACGGATTTACTTTCGCAGATTGATTGCCCGACGCTGGTGATTGTCGGGACGGAAGATAAACTCACGCCGCCCGCCGAAGCCGAATTGATTCAACGCGGCATACCTCATTCAACCTTGCGTGTGATTGAACGCTCAGGACATCTGGCGAACCTGGAAACGCCTGAAGAATTTAATCGGGAATTATTGGATTTTATTGAATCGCTTTGA
- a CDS encoding MOSC domain-containing protein, giving the protein MKIISVNVGQPREITVDGQTILTGIFKEPIAGRVGVRRHNLDGDRQADLTVHGGVHKAVYAYGAEHYEFWKRELAEMELAFGGFGENLTTEGLVEADTNIGDIFKIGSALLQVTQPRMPCYKLAAKFGRNDIIKRFMQSERSGIYFSVIEEGELGAGDAIELLERDKNEVRVRDITRLYATQKYNVELLRRAVQVEALPVEWRDYFQEQLHKL; this is encoded by the coding sequence ATGAAAATAATTTCAGTCAATGTCGGACAACCCAGAGAAATCACGGTTGATGGGCAAACGATTTTAACGGGCATTTTTAAAGAACCGATTGCCGGGCGAGTTGGCGTGCGACGGCATAATCTGGATGGCGACCGGCAAGCCGATTTAACTGTACATGGCGGGGTGCATAAAGCGGTTTATGCCTACGGGGCAGAGCATTATGAATTCTGGAAAAGGGAACTCGCGGAAATGGAATTAGCGTTTGGGGGTTTTGGCGAAAACCTCACCACGGAAGGGCTGGTTGAAGCTGATACGAATATCGGCGACATCTTTAAAATCGGTTCCGCGTTGTTGCAAGTGACGCAACCGCGTATGCCTTGTTACAAACTGGCTGCGAAATTCGGGCGCAATGACATCATCAAACGCTTTATGCAAAGCGAACGTTCAGGCATCTACTTTTCGGTGATTGAAGAAGGCGAACTCGGCGCGGGCGATGCAATTGAATTGCTTGAACGCGATAAAAATGAGGTTCGCGTGCGTGACATCACACGCCTTTATGCAACGCAAAAATACAATGTGGAATTGCTGCGTCGAGCCGTTCAAGTCGAAGCTTTGCCTGTTGAATGGCGCGATTATTTTCAAGAGCAGTTGCATAAATTGTGA
- a CDS encoding septum formation initiator family protein, with product MGQAVNTFLASRVDTLVGARADKIARKRRMTDAIIIMIILAVSAICLSFYARTSAELAAAKAKRQASSEKIEALKIQNERLEREIRALQSDKKKIEEFARHYLGLVRAGDVVVKVE from the coding sequence TTGGGACAGGCAGTCAATACATTCTTAGCTAGTCGAGTGGATACGCTGGTTGGCGCGAGAGCCGATAAAATAGCGCGCAAACGCCGCATGACGGATGCCATCATTATCATGATTATTTTAGCGGTGTCGGCGATTTGTCTTTCGTTCTATGCACGAACCAGTGCCGAACTTGCTGCCGCTAAAGCCAAGCGCCAGGCGTCAAGCGAAAAGATCGAAGCCTTAAAAATTCAAAACGAGCGGCTGGAACGCGAGATTCGCGCCTTGCAATCTGACAAGAAAAAGATTGAAGAGTTTGCGCGTCACTATCTCGGTTTAGTTCGCGCCGGTGATGTGGTGGTCAAAGTCGAATAA